Sequence from the Syngnathus acus chromosome 13, fSynAcu1.2, whole genome shotgun sequence genome:
GGACGAGCGGAAACTTTTAAGACCCCTGTAGCGCTGgaacctggaaaaaaacaataataataaaaatcaagcACCCTAAATAGTACACATCCGAACCCACCTGATTTTGGCGGCCATGTCGAGAGGCGTGTCCACCTCGTCGGGGAACATCTCGTTGGCTCGCGCCTCGCGGTAACGTTTGAGATCTTCCTCTTCGGCCACCTCATCCACGTGTTCGTCGTAGCGCTGGTCGGGCCCCGCTCGCTCCGTGGAGCAcaattcttcttcctcttcctcctcctcttctccatCATCATCGTCCTCTTCTGAGGGCAAGTCGGAACCTCCGTCCTGAACAAAGAGGAATTTCTTTCAGAATGTGCCACCTGTTTTCAGCTGTCTACAGCATCCGCGTGAAAAGGAGGAAGTCAGCAATTTTAAGCAAGTGCCACCATGTAAAGATAAATTGCATCAGGTGGTTTCTAACATTATATCCCCAACATTCCtgtacgaaaaaaaaaacgccataAAGAACCCCATTGTTACTCACACATTCTCATGTGGGAACTTCAACATCAAacgatttttttccccgtttGACTTGTTTTAAGCAAAGCtggaaataaatcattttgggcCAAGTCTCCCCCTCCCTTATTGCTTAGGCCTTCCCGCCCGCGTCCAGACAGGAAGCGAGTTGTGTGCGTCGAGCAGGAAGGCAGGAGGCTCCTCTCGGGACGGCTGCTCTATTGTTGTGGGCTCGGGCCCACCGCGGCGGACGCTTGGATAAACAAACTAACAGCACCTCGTCAAAGCAAGGTGCACCGAGTATGAGTCACGTATGCACGGCAACACGCTAGCCACATTGTCACAACTTTGAATTTAGGAGAGGCAAATATTTGTCAAAGTTGGATTTagtaatataaaacaaaatttggatAAAATctgaattaaaagaaaaatgcaaatatttttgtcgCTGTAATTATTCCAAATAAACCAGGAATACAATTTACTTGGGATTCATTGTCGGGGGCCTCATCCATCATTTCGTCGTCGCAGTCATCGTCATCTTCGCTGCTTTCTTCATCCGGGTCGTCGTTTTCGTCGTTATCCACAATCCACGCCGCTTGGTAGTCGGACGTTCCCTTTGGGACTTTCATCAcgcgtttgttttttctggtCTCTAAAAGACACCGATtcaatttcaattattttttacattctgTCAAACCAGTGGACTGAGACTTGCTCCCATTTTGTACCTTCAGCCTCGAGCAGCTCTGATTCTGTAGGCCAAGTCTGCTCTCCATCCATTGGGTCCACCTCAGCCTCAGTCTGCAGGCTTTCCCTACAAGAGGGGTCGGCTTTCATCAGCACCCGCACGGGGGCATCTGCTTCGCCACCATCCTGTAAAAGAACCCGCAAACATCAATTCATAAAAGTTCTTAGCAATcagtttttaatttaaatccTACCATCATGTCAACCGCCCCATCCTTGCCGGGCTTGCTTGCTCTGGGCACAGTTGCGTTTAGGGGGAGTGGGTCCATTGGAGCGTCAATCTGGCTCAGCTGGAAATCTCCGTGTCCGCTGATGTGCACGAGCCTGTCCACTTGAAGAGGCCGCCCACGGACATACCCAGAGACGCAAAGGGTGCCGAGACCGGCGGAGCCACTCGGCGTAAAAGTGACGTGTTGGCCCAGGAGATGGGAGCGTCTGGACCGGAAGCCCAGCTTTCGTTGTCTCTGCGTGCCCAAATGTCTGAGCAGAAGGGTGACGTCCTGCTCCGTGTCCAGAGAGAAGAGCCGAGCATCGGGGAAGCGGATTTCTGTGACTTTGGACAGGGCCCTGCGGCAATCCACCTTCTTCTTTACGGGGAGGTCGGACACGCCCTGACACACAAGAGCTACCAGGGTGTGGATTTTGATGACATACAGATTATCAATAAACCTTGATAATATACAGATTAAGATGTGATAAGGGTTGATCTTACCATAGCTAGGGAGGCCCTGGGCAAAGAGACAGGAGAGACAATAGTCTCCATAACTGTCCCAGCCTTCAGCAGAGTCCAGCACAAACACAAGGCTATCCGCCATCTTTGCTACATCGAGCAGTGAATGGATGTCATCTGgatagaaagaaaacaaacaggcaAAAAGATGATGcatattatgtttttgtgggAGGGCGGCGTGGCCGAAGATTCTAACACACAAGCACCCATCCTTACCTGTGTTGGTTCTGAGAACGGTAAATCTTTGTTTAAACCGAGGCACAACCAGTCCAAAACTGTCACTGGCGCCGCTGACAGAGTGCTCCTGGTGTACGACACCACCGGCGCCCTCTTGACGAAGCAATTTGGTTACAGCGCCGGCATCGACTGCTGCGTGAAGAGACACCACGGCTACCAGAATAGGAGGACCATCTCTGCTGCCTAAACGCCGCTTCTCTGTTAGAACCtaggaggataaagaatatatgcatgGGAGTTTTGTAGTATTGGGGATGTGGACCTGTAGTGTAAATACAGCCTCATTGATtatcattgaaataaataccATATCTCTCTTGTTCTTGCGTAGTTGATTAGCTTTGTTCTTTCTGTCAATCTTTCGTTGCTCTTTTCTCTGTTTTTTCGTGAGGGCTATCACCGACACCCTTCCTGCAAGAGATCGTTTAGATaaagtgggggggaaaaacacaacactAAACACGGATGTGAAATATCATTTTAAATCAATGTACACAACAATCACATTGGCTTCTCCACTGACATTCATATCCTCGTAAAAGCACATTTGTTCAACTAGAGATGTAAACACGTGTGTTTGGTTAGCCGCCACAACACAGGTTAACGAAAGCTAGCCCGTGTtctattcaaaacaaaacactcacctttattttctctctcaatTTCGCCTTTCGTCCGATGCTTGCCATGTTTATGacctttgtttttctgtttataGACACCTGGTCTATggccttgttgtttttccccttgcGCGACCATTTTTCGACATGTGGGCTGGGACAATCGGTCGACTTCCGCACTCGTGACGTAGGGTCATGACGGAGGAATTGCGTCATAGACTTCCGGGATACATTTctacttcaaaataaaatatgctcAATGGTactccttcaaaataaatgcttcAGTGGTAAATAAGAATACGTATGTTGCCGCGTAGCTGATCTTTCTTCGAAAATGGTTCTTGTGAAATCAGCGGTTTCGCCACAAAGGCATTTAGGATTGAAAGCGTTTTTAACATCATCTAATGAGAATACTTGCAGTGAGTTCTGCAACAGAATAGCAATTAAAGCGTATATTGCCATTTGTCACATTAAATTGGGAATcagacaataataatatataataataaataatatgatgATAATAAGCACTAAAGTGCAGATGTTAGGATCATAACAATTAGTGATAATTGGTTGGATCTTATTCAGAATGCTACAGAGTCTTCTTCCAAACAATATTATATGACACATCAAGCAACTGAATGCAAAAATAGCATGCACAGGGAAGAATGTCATGTCTTTGTCTTCTGATGAAAGATTGGATTTGGAAGTTGTCTGTGTGGGAAGCCAGTTATTGGGGGAAGTCCATTGTTGAGGATGATTCTAATCTGATTCAAACCTGATGATCCTTCTCAGATAGTACAAGCTtgccacaaaaaataaaattgcagatGATACTTTTCTAACTAGAATTACAGGTCATGTCATTGCAGTGTATTTAACTGGATATTCAGTAACACttccaataaaaaataataaaaaaaataataagattGCTCAAGGGCAGGGAAATAATATTGTCAAAGGAAAAGTTCCTTTGCAGTAGGATGTTTCTATAGATGGACTACCAAAATGTCCTCCTACAGACACTATTGGGCACCCTCCTTGTGATTAAGTGAGTCAACAAACCCGAGAAAGAATAATCTGCAATACCAGGGAATCCATTATTTCAGTCTGCCTtcaaaaaacaaggaaattaTCAGAACAGGATGTGGCGCATATGGAGATAGACGACCGCAGTGGCATAGTATTCTGAAATTGGTCAACAATTCCTCCATCTGTGCCCAACATGCACACCAAGTTTTAAGTTTTGATACTGCATTGCAACAATGTCATTGCTAAGTGAGTACATATTCATATTGGTCCAGACCAATTAATTGATGCATCAGGAAACTCCTGCAGATACTACCAGGGGCGTCGCTAGCTTTTATGAGAGCCCCCAGGAGAGAATGCTGAAGGGTGGGtacctttgtgtgtgtaatcaaattttttttttctgccaaaaGTCGGCATCAGCCTAAAAAAACCCATAAGGTCACACTCAGGCCCGACTTACGCAACCCTTCCTGTCCAACCTTTGGTGTAAAATAAAGGTCAGAATAGCATCTTTGATTTCACTTGTCAGATATATTGGATGGAGAAATGGGTCGATAAGAGTGGCAttaaagagaaacaaaaaaaggtagTGTATGAAGTGTTATTGGCCTGGAATGTCTCCACCTCCTCGTGTTTGTGGGTCAGAGAGAGTTGAGTGCAACAGGCAACAGGCAGGGCGGAACTGCTCGAGTGCGTCGAAGCGAGACGGACGCTCGGATCTGACTTGAGTTCGTTCCATCCAAGTCGAAGTTAAACCACGCTGACGTGCTCGGCCTTTTTCTGACGTAACTCGAGCGCACCTCGGATATTATCGTGGCTCGTTTAAAGGGCCGTTTTTGGGCACCGTTTGAACTTCACTGACGTTATTGCCctcaacttgttttttttcttcttttgacgACAAGGGAGGCGGCGGAGGCAGCACTCGGCAGCCATCTTTGGACCTGCCTTGCCTGGGAGTGGGATTCGACCATTCTGGCAACCCAAGTCACTTCTAAGGGTGTGTATGCTCTtttcttgatttttgttttttttctttcgtcatatttttttgtaaccgAAATCTACTCCGTCGTCTTCCTGTGTCCATCGAGTGACAGCCGAGAGAACCGCAAGAATCCGACACGCTAATTCGGCCACAGGGCCGAGGaatgagaaagaaaggaacacgtagttttttgttttagtgtttTGAATTTGACGACATTTCGACAGCACCGCCTGAGAGCTGGCCTGTCACAGGAGGGTGAGTTCGGAGCTAACGTGGCTAAGCTAACGTAGCAAACATCCGTGTAGCTTAGCCCCCGAATATCTCTTATCGCTACCAAACGAACTCGAAGTCAATGTTTGTTCCTTTCATTTCACAATCGCCGAACGTGTGACACGCTCCGTTTTGAACACTACGCGCATTGTTGGGcttgttttatcatatgacaCGTAACTTAATCTCGCTAACGTCAAGTTCGGTGCTAACATCACAGCCAACGCTGGGCTAGTTAGTTGTCCGGGGATCTGACCAAACCACATGATTTGAAACGCTTTGCAACACAGATAAgtgggtttatttattttccccgAGAGTCTGTCGTAGAAAAGTGACAAGGATAAGATAATCTTTAAAGCTACTTGTGTTGAAACTTCACCGGTTGGGGGGGGTTACTCACTAACCACAGGTATAATCTCGTTTGGCTGGCGACAATTGCTGGTCAAAGTGGGCTACTCAGTTAGCATTATCTCGCCTATAACTGCGACATATGTGTGTCGAAACGTAATGAATGTTTCCACATACCGTAACACGAAACTATATAAGCCTTTGGTATCCAAGTTGTGTGTCAAAAGGAAATGACTAATCTGTTTAATCATATGTTTACCAAAAGTGTGTTCTGCCAGTCGATAAGCGTGAGCCAAAGTCTGAGGAATCaatctattttttatcttttttattctatttatttatttttttatctcatgcgctgatcggttggcactttttaaatttcgttgtagtacatgtgtgacaatgacaataaagatctattctattctaaccCAACCGCAATACGCGAAATATCGCCATTGGATccacatatataaataaatgacaatacGACACTGCCATTTTTCCGAAGTGCGCTCGCTAACGTCACCGACTGCATTTTACATTTAGTTTCAGACACCACTAATTCCTTTTAAGGTCTAATACGGAGATACTGATAATTGCCCTATAGCTATGTGAACAGGAAGTGGTGAGAAACCCTCCAGCTCAGTCGCCTCGTCCTGCCGCATTCTTGCGCGAGTGCGTGCTGCTGCGCGAAAAGGTGACACGCGTGAAGAAGGTACGAGTGGTCGGCGTTCACGCATGTCGACGTGAATATCGTCACGTACTGTGGCACTAAAGCTTATTCGCTCCATGCCGATTGTTGTGGtggaaaaatggaaagaaagagGGCCCCAGGCCTccatatgcattttttttacataatatAAACCACTTACAGGTGTCTTAATAACACGTCCGTGCCATGCTTTCTTTAAGAATTCCAGAAAATTATAGGGTAGTTTTAGGGGTGGAGCTTTGTATTTGGCGAGCCAGCCTTCATAATGGCAGGCATCATCTTGGTCATCTCTTCTCGGATGTCGAGGGTTCATGGTGACTGGCTTCTACTAGCTCAAGGCCAAACCGTGGCAGAGACGAGAAGTCAATTTTGCCGCTCAACTTGTTTGGAGTTGCGACTTGTTTAGTGTTAGAAGACGATAGCCTGATCTGAGGCGCTAGTTGTCCCAGGCAGGCAAAGAAAAGTCTTGTGACTCCCGCCTCGACTTTGCGTCTGCTAGCAGCTGATCGTCTGAGCGGGCCTTAgcgattttttttacactcgaCATCTGTATGGCAGTTGCAAGAGACGGCATGAATAGCCACCCCTCCGCGACATGAAAGTTTTGACAGGATTTGTTGACCTCGTCGTATGTAATTTTGAATAACACGTAAAAGAAGGTCTTTTCTCACATTGATCTTTCCCCCCTATCTAGAATTAAAGCGAGCtacaatgatttatttttaaaccgtAGAGACCCCCGCATGTGACgatacacaacaaaaaaacagtggTAGCTTTGAGGACATGTTTTCCAGGAGTGTACAGGTTTGACGAGAAGTCCCATCACTGGAATGCTTTGTCTCAGCCAGGCATCTGACAAGTGAGGCAGTGTGTTGTCACCTCGGGACCTTTTGTCAGGGGGTGACATCGTTCTGTCCGCATACCACTGGCGGCGGTGTGAGGTGAGGGTTTTCACGACACAGCCCTCCTGATCTCATGACTAGAGttgtcgccatggcaacccaCTTATCTTGCACTACTCTAGGATGTCCTCCACTCCCGAACTTAAGACATTGTTCCCATTACTCGCTTGAATTGAAATCTGAACCACAGAAAGGTAAAGAAACGTAACGACCACCTCAGATGTGGagtgacccccccctcccctcctgaaatttcattcaaatttggcagctgatagaatttttttcaatggaattgaacatgtatttttttttttttctttgctttcagTGGTGACCACATATGAGGCGACTGTCCTGCAAATGAGCCGTCGGTGGGGGCTTTTTAGTCGCTGTCGCAGACCCGGATAGTTCGGCGGCAGCGGCATCaaccctcccccccccacccccaccccaccccccgaCTACCACCTCCCCACTATGCCCAACAGCAGTCGGACGGGGAGCCTAAAGGACCCCGAAATTGCCGAGCTCTTCTTTAAGGAAGATCCGGAGAAGCTCTTTTCGGACCTACGCGAAATCGGACATGGCAGCTTTGGCGCTGTATATTTTGTgagtatatataaaaaaaaagtccggTTCAAGCAAAGACGTGGAAAAAGAAGCTCATGACGTACTTGCATGACAAATGTTTAGAAGTGATTCCATCAGTGTCCTGCTCGCTTTGTCATTTAGGCACAAGATGTGCGAACAAATGAGGTGGTGGCCATCAAGAAGATGTCCTACAGCGGAAAGCAGTCCAGCGAGGTTGGACTCCCGAGAGTTCTTAGCGTAGTCtttaggtgtttttttttttttgccctctgACTTACTTTCCCTCTGCATGCTCCTCAGAAATGGCAAGACATAATCAAGGAGGTGAAATTCCTGCAGAGGATACAACACCCGAACAGCATCGAGTACAAAGGATGTTATCTGCGAGAACACACGGCTTGGGTGAGAAGCACCGTGAAGATGTTCCAACTCTGCTGGACCGTTGGAAGCCTTTAACGAGACACTTAATACACcctttgactttattttgtgtattatttCAGCTGGTGATGGAGTATTGTCTAGGCTCTGCTTCAGATCTGTTAGAGGGTGAGTGAAAGTTGAGCAATTTACACATGAATccctgacccccccccaccccttctgGATTTGCATGtctgttattttctttctccagTGCACAAGAAGCCCCTGCAAGAGGTGGAAATCGCCGCAATTACACACGGTGCTCTTCAAGGTTTGGCCTATCTTCACTCCCACAACATGATTCACCGGTGAGTGTTCATCAGGAGCGCGTGTTGCAAGCGCCGATGGCCTCGGGCTTTCTGTTTTCTAAGCAGAGTTGTTATCACTCACTCAttcccgcccccccccctcccgctcGTGTGTGTTTGACAGAGATATCAAGGCAGGAAACATCTTGCTGACAGAGCCAGGCCAGGTGAAACTCGCTGATTTCGGCTCGGCCTCCATCGCCTGTCCTGCCAACTCCTTTGTTGGGACGCCATATTGGTAAGCCCAACGACACGAGCTTTTGAGCGCCgcatatgtttttttgtaaacgCAGTCATCGCTGAcatgtgcttttctttttttttttaggatggCCCCAGAGGTGATCTTGGCTATGGATGAGGGCCAATACGACGGCAAGGTGGATATTTGGTCTTTGGGAATAACCTGCATTGAATTAGGTAAAGTcatggtttatttatttatttttttccaaatctgGGAGCTGTTCTGATTTAGCCTGAcgtgtgtcttttgtttgtagcTGAGAGGAAGCCGCCACTGTTCAATATGAATGCAATGAGTGCCTTATATCACATAGCGCAGAATGAGAGCCCCATCCTGCTGTCCAGCGAATGGTGAGCAGCAGCCGCATTTCTCTTTTACGTTCAGCACCCCAGAACTGAccgtgtcttgtttttttgtttttttttaggacgGATTATTTCAGAAACTTTGTAGATTCTTGCCTGCAGAAATGTCCCCAAGATAGGCCCACCTCCGAGGAGCTCTTAAAGGTcagcacaaaagaaaatcactgaCTGGAAAATCCATATTCCTAAAAGTTGAACACGATGTGTTTCTGTTTTCAGCACGCGTTCGTCCAGCGTGAACGCCCCGAATCGGTTCTGCTGGACCTCATCAATCGGACGAAAGATGCAGTGCGGGAACTGGACAATTTGCAGTATCGTAAAATGAAGAAGCTCTTGTTTCACGAAGCCCACAACGGCCCCGCAACTGAAGCCGCGGACGAGGAGGAGGTCCGTCGAGCTCGGCATCCTTTTCCGTCGCCGTCATTGGAATATATAGCgcgtttgttttttgacacCGTTCACGTCGGGCTATTTTTAGGAGCCGGACCACAGCGTGGGCAGAACGGGCACGGTGAACAGTGTGGGCAGCAACCAGTCCATTCCCAGTATGTCCATCAGCGCCAGCTCCCAGAGCAGCTCCGTCAACAGCCTGACAGATGCCGGAGATGACAAAAGCGAGGTGGACATGGAGGGGGACCACACTGTCATGTCCAACAGCTCCGTCAAACACGTCAAACCGGTAAAACATGTCCTATTGCTTTGTCGgttattttgtgctttttcagAGTTCTttgaaatccatttttttaaaaatattttctggcTATCATGTCCAAAATGTAATCTACAAATAATTGCCGTGCTTAACTTTCAGGAGAAAGGAGCGCACAAGAAAGATTCTGAACCTCACGGTCGCTCATCTGAGCCTCAATCCCAGCCCGCCAACGCCCCGCGGCCCAAACGCAACCGTGAACACTTTGCGACCATTCGCACAGCCTCAGTGGTAAATGTCGTTTTCAAACAGCGCAATTAGGGAAAGCTACCTCATTATGTGTCGAGGCAGCACCACGACAAAAATTGCTCTTCTGCCATGTTCACCAGCTCACCCGGCAGATCAAGGAGCACGAGCAGGACTCTGAATTACGAGAGCAGATCTTGGGGTACAAGCGCATGCGGCGGCAGCACCAGAAACAGTTGATGGCGCTGGAGAACAAGCTGAAGGCGGAGATGGACGAGCACCGACTGCGCCTGGATAAGGAGCTGGAGAACCAGAGGAACAGCTTCGCTCAGGAGATGGAGAAGCTGATCAAGAAGCACCAAGGCTCCATGGAGAAGGATGTATGTCTTAAGTGTTTTTAGTTGCAAAACAtccgctttttctttttccccctgcCAACTCACGCGTTTTGCCTTTCGATAGACAAAAACGTTCAGCAACGACGAGAAGAAATTCCACCAACACATCCAGAGCCAGCAGAAGAAGGAACTGAACAGTTTCCTCGAATCACAGAAGCGGGAGTACAAACTTCGCAAGGAACAACTGAAAGAGGTCGTGACTCCAGGACCCTTGTTGTCTTAGTTAGCCGAATACTATTTCAGTTTTCCACACAAATACTGACCGTAATTATTATTGCGGTGGTTTACGTTCTCGTAAAAGGGGGTGAagagcacaaacaaacaaacctctCGCGCGGTTTCCTCCTACAGGAGCTGAACGAAAACCAGTCGACGCCCAAGAAGGAAAAGCAGGAGTGGTTATCCAAGCAGAAAGAGAACTTCCAGCACTTCCAAGCCGAAGAGGAGGCGAACCTGCAGCGCCGACAAAGGCAGTATTTGGAATTGGAGTCCCGCAGGTTCAAGCGGAGGATTTTGATCGCTCGCCACAACATCGAGCAGGATTTAGTGCGCGAGGTTAGGAATGACACGATTTTATCCCACGCTCGATTGTCTTTATGTCGTTACCCGTCGTTTTCCTCGGTGCCCACAACCAGGAGCTGAACAAACGACAGACCCAGAAGGACCTGGAGCACGCCATGCTCCTACGGCACCACGAGTCCATGCAAGAGCTGGAGTTCCGCCAGCTCAACACCATCCAGAGGACGCGGGGCGAGCTCATCCGACTGCAGCACCAAACGGAGCTCACCAACCAGCAGGAGTACAACAAGAGGCGGGAGAGGGAGCTGAGACGCAAGCACGTCATGGAGGTCCGCCAGCAGCCCAAGAGCCTCAAGGTAATTCAAATCGATACCACAGTTTGCTCAAGTATCAGAAATTTTGGCTCACTGGACAAAGCCTGTAAAATGctaattgtgtttattttcatgatcTCTCTTCACAACatagtgtatttttaaatttaatcaaATCCTATCCATTTAGATTTGGGGAGAAATGACCTCCTGGAACAAATTAGGTTCATGATCAGAGGTTCAGTCATAAATTCTTCTTTGACAGTCCAAAGAGCTACAGATCAAGAAGCAATTCCAGGACACCTGCAAGATCCAGACCCGGCAGTACAAAGCCCTGAGGAATCACCTGCTGGAGACCACACCAAAGTCCGAGCACAAGGCCGTGCTCAAGCGTCTGAAGCAGGAGCAGCACCGCAAACTCGCCATCTTGGCCGAGCAGTACGACCACTCCATCAACGAGATGTTGTCCACTCAGGCGGTGAGTCGTAGCAATACgtcagaaaaaacaaaacttcatCACGTGACCATTTGCATGgtgttttattattctttttttaattatttctcAATCTCCAGCTTCGGCTGGATGAGACTCAAGAGTCCCAGGGCCAGGGCCTTCGCATGCAGCTTCAGCAGGAGCTGGAGCTTCTCAACGCCTATCAGAGCAAGATCAAGATGCAGACGGATGCGCAGCACGAGCGCGAGCGAAAAGATCTGGAACAGAGGGTGTCGCTACGCAGAGCGCTGCTGGAACAAAaggttcgttctgtcaaactCGTCATATAATAATTCCCATAAATTGTAAAACACAGATGATAGAGGACTGAGATATTCAGTcatctttatatatataatctctAACAAAAGCACAGATGTGGGCTGCCGCCAAGCGGCCAAAAGTGGAATTACACCTGAGAGTAAAGTCTGAACTAGCTAATGGAATCGAGGGGTCACTgtaatataattttattttttttctcaacagtTGCATATGGTGGTTTTGACCGCTTGTTGCCTTTCAGATCGAGGAGGAGATGATGTCCTTGCAGAACAATCGCTTAGAGCGAATCCGCAGCCTGCTGGAGCGTCAAGCGCGAGAA
This genomic interval carries:
- the tsr1 gene encoding pre-rRNA-processing protein TSR1 homolog isoform X2, with the protein product MVAQGEKQQGHRPGVYKQKNKGHKHGKHRTKGEIERENKGRVSVIALTKKQRKEQRKIDRKNKANQLRKNKRDMVLTEKRRLGSRDGPPILVAVVSLHAAVDAGAVTKLLRQEGAGGVVHQEHSVSGASDSFGLVVPRFKQRFTVLRTNTDDIHSLLDVAKMADSLVFVLDSAEGWDSYGDYCLSCLFAQGLPSYALVCQGVSDLPVKKKVDCRRALSKVTEIRFPDARLFSLDTEQDVTLLLRHLGTQRQRKLGFRSRRSHLLGQHVTFTPSGSAGLGTLCVSGYVRGRPLQVDRLVHISGHGDFQLSQIDAPMDPLPLNATVPRASKPGKDGAVDMMDGGEADAPVRVLMKADPSCRESLQTEAEVDPMDGEQTWPTESELLEAEETRKNKRVMKVPKGTSDYQAAWIVDNDENDDPDEESSEDDDDCDDEMMDEAPDNESQDGGSDLPSEEDDDDGEEEEEEEEELCSTERAGPDQRYDEHVDEVAEEEDLKRYREARANEMFPDEVDTPLDMAAKIRFQRYRGLKSFRSSPWDPMENLPHNYSRIFQFQSFERTRRRILAEAAEEEEGAMVGWYVTLHVCDVPSSVMEGVQAGKPLVLVSLLPHEQKMSVMHLLVRRHPSNIDPIKSKEELVLHCGFRRFRASPIFSQHTSADKHKMERFLMPGTPSVVSVYAPITFPPTGVLLFKQRDDGVQDLVATGSLLSCDPRRVVLKRIVLSGHPFKINRRSAVVRYMFFNRDDIMWFKPVELRTKWGRRGHIKEALGTHGHMKCVFDSQLCSQDTVLMNLYKRIYPRWTYDPYVPLPLPWFKRESTVDVQDLDME
- the tsr1 gene encoding pre-rRNA-processing protein TSR1 homolog isoform X1; the encoded protein is MVAQGEKQQGHRPGVYKQKNKGHKHGKHRTKGEIERENKGRVSVIALTKKQRKEQRKIDRKNKANQLRKNKRDMVLTEKRRLGSRDGPPILVAVVSLHAAVDAGAVTKLLRQEGAGGVVHQEHSVSGASDSFGLVVPRFKQRFTVLRTNTDDIHSLLDVAKMADSLVFVLDSAEGWDSYGDYCLSCLFAQGLPSYALVCQGVSDLPVKKKVDCRRALSKVTEIRFPDARLFSLDTEQDVTLLLRHLGTQRQRKLGFRSRRSHLLGQHVTFTPSGSAGLGTLCVSGYVRGRPLQVDRLVHISGHGDFQLSQIDAPMDPLPLNATVPRASKPGKDGAVDMMDGGEADAPVRVLMKADPSCRESLQTEAEVDPMDGEQTWPTESELLEAEETRKNKRVMKVPKGTSDYQAAWIVDNDENDDPDEESSEDDDDCDDEMMDEAPDNESQDGGSDLPSEEDDDDGEEEEEEEEELCSTERAGPDQRYDEHVDEVAEEEDLKRYREARANEMFPDEVDTPLDMAAKIRFQRYRGLKSFRSSPWDPMENLPHNYSRIFQFQSFERTRRRILAEAAEEEEGAMVGWYVTLHVCDVPSSVMEGVQAGKPLVLVSLLPHEQKMSVMHLLVRRHPSNIDPIKSKEELVLHCGFRRFRASPIFSQHTSADKHKMERFLMPGTPSVVSVYAPITFPPTGVLLFKQRDDGVQDLVATGSLLSCDPRRVVLKRIVLSGHPFKINRRSAVVRYMFFNRDDIMWFKPVELRTKWGRRGHIKEALGTHGHMKCVFDSQLCSQDTVLMNLYKRIYPRWTYDPYVPLPLPWFKRESTVDVQDLDME
- the taok1a gene encoding serine/threonine-protein kinase TAO1; translation: MPNSSRTGSLKDPEIAELFFKEDPEKLFSDLREIGHGSFGAVYFAQDVRTNEVVAIKKMSYSGKQSSEKWQDIIKEVKFLQRIQHPNSIEYKGCYLREHTAWLVMEYCLGSASDLLEVHKKPLQEVEIAAITHGALQGLAYLHSHNMIHRDIKAGNILLTEPGQVKLADFGSASIACPANSFVGTPYWMAPEVILAMDEGQYDGKVDIWSLGITCIELAERKPPLFNMNAMSALYHIAQNESPILLSSEWTDYFRNFVDSCLQKCPQDRPTSEELLKHAFVQRERPESVLLDLINRTKDAVRELDNLQYRKMKKLLFHEAHNGPATEAADEEEEPDHSVGRTGTVNSVGSNQSIPSMSISASSQSSSVNSLTDAGDDKSEVDMEGDHTVMSNSSVKHVKPEKGAHKKDSEPHGRSSEPQSQPANAPRPKRNREHFATIRTASVLTRQIKEHEQDSELREQILGYKRMRRQHQKQLMALENKLKAEMDEHRLRLDKELENQRNSFAQEMEKLIKKHQGSMEKDTKTFSNDEKKFHQHIQSQQKKELNSFLESQKREYKLRKEQLKEELNENQSTPKKEKQEWLSKQKENFQHFQAEEEANLQRRQRQYLELESRRFKRRILIARHNIEQDLVREELNKRQTQKDLEHAMLLRHHESMQELEFRQLNTIQRTRGELIRLQHQTELTNQQEYNKRRERELRRKHVMEVRQQPKSLKSKELQIKKQFQDTCKIQTRQYKALRNHLLETTPKSEHKAVLKRLKQEQHRKLAILAEQYDHSINEMLSTQALRLDETQESQGQGLRMQLQQELELLNAYQSKIKMQTDAQHERERKDLEQRVSLRRALLEQKIEEEMMSLQNNRLERIRSLLERQAREVEAFDSESMRLGFSNMVLSNSPESLGHSFPGSPSSWSVHLQQQQQQPPPPSSGSFHGSHWSGGSSGAGGSSRQGSHRHYHSSPGGPPTPQSWGQGVQVGGAPQPWGHPSAASLVSRTGAVVQNSPQGMGRTPPGGHGEQGMSRSTSVTSQISNGSHLSYT